In Paraburkholderia bryophila, a single genomic region encodes these proteins:
- a CDS encoding FAD-dependent oxidoreductase, whose product MSRSAQPDFAVLGGGLCGRLVAWRLAGQGHRVALYERGDAAGSQAAAWVAAAMLAPLAEAASAELLITRLGASSLDTWPQVLAELPEPVFFQRNGTLVVWHHADRTEAPLFERRVRSNAPADLLDGGFVTLAGAQLGAAEPALAGRFNQGWLLPREGQLDNRQVLAALAAGLAQRGVETHWNTPVDDHSLPPARITIDCRGLGAKPVLPTLRGIRGEVARVHAPGIKLTRPVRLLHPRYPLYIAPKQDDLYVIGATEVEGEDMSPVSVRSALELLSAAFSVHPGFGEARILELNSQCRPTLPDHRPALLWDGAQTLRVNGLYRHGYMIVPEVADEAVRFAAALLDGRIGDADAFADWQRDARWSELFQLDSTREPA is encoded by the coding sequence ATGAGCCGTTCCGCGCAACCCGATTTCGCTGTTCTCGGTGGCGGCCTGTGCGGCCGGCTGGTCGCGTGGCGTCTGGCGGGCCAAGGGCATCGCGTGGCGCTGTATGAGCGTGGCGACGCCGCTGGTTCGCAAGCGGCAGCGTGGGTCGCCGCCGCGATGCTGGCGCCGCTCGCCGAAGCCGCCAGCGCCGAGTTGCTGATCACCCGCCTCGGCGCGAGTTCGCTCGATACGTGGCCGCAAGTGCTGGCCGAGTTACCCGAGCCGGTGTTCTTCCAGCGCAATGGCACGCTGGTGGTCTGGCATCATGCCGACCGCACCGAAGCGCCGCTGTTCGAACGCCGGGTGCGCTCGAATGCACCGGCTGACTTGCTGGACGGCGGCTTCGTCACGCTGGCCGGCGCGCAGCTCGGCGCCGCCGAGCCCGCGTTGGCCGGACGCTTCAACCAGGGCTGGCTGTTGCCGCGCGAAGGTCAACTGGATAATCGCCAGGTGCTGGCCGCGCTGGCCGCGGGCCTCGCACAACGCGGTGTCGAGACGCACTGGAACACACCGGTCGACGACCATTCGCTGCCGCCCGCGCGCATCACGATCGACTGCCGCGGTCTCGGCGCGAAGCCGGTGCTGCCCACGTTGCGCGGCATTCGCGGCGAAGTCGCGCGAGTGCACGCGCCCGGTATCAAACTGACGCGTCCGGTGCGCTTGCTGCATCCGCGTTACCCGCTGTATATCGCGCCGAAGCAGGACGATCTCTACGTGATCGGCGCCACCGAAGTCGAAGGTGAGGACATGTCGCCGGTCAGCGTGCGCTCGGCGCTCGAACTGCTGAGCGCGGCGTTTTCCGTTCACCCTGGCTTCGGCGAGGCTCGTATCCTCGAACTGAATTCGCAGTGCCGCCCGACGTTGCCGGACCACCGTCCGGCTTTGCTGTGGGATGGCGCGCAGACACTGCGCGTGAACGGCCTGTACCGGCACGGCTACATGATCGTGCCCGAAGTCGCCGACGAAGCCGTGCGCTTCGCCGCGGCGCTGCTCGACGGCCGGATCGGCGACGCCGATGCGTTCGCCGACTGGCAACGCGACGCGCGCTGGAGCGAACTGTTCCAGCTGGATTCCACGCGGGAGCCGGCATGA
- the thiS gene encoding sulfur carrier protein ThiS, which translates to MNIHINQKPLSLPEGATVADALVAFGARPPFAVALNGDFVARTQHAARALQPGDKLDVVQPVAGG; encoded by the coding sequence ATGAACATTCATATCAATCAGAAGCCGTTGTCGTTGCCCGAGGGCGCGACGGTCGCCGATGCGCTCGTCGCGTTCGGCGCTCGGCCGCCGTTCGCGGTCGCGCTGAACGGCGATTTCGTGGCGCGCACCCAGCATGCGGCGCGCGCGCTGCAGCCCGGCGACAAGCTCGACGTCGTGCAACCCGTGGCCGGCGGTTAA
- a CDS encoding thiazole synthase: protein MTSPQTADALTLYGETFASRVLLGTSRYPSLQSLSDSIDAARPGMVTVALRRQMNEGGAEAGFFDLLKRHGVPLLPNTAGCLSVGEAVTTAHMAREIFETDWIKLELIGDDYTLQPDPIGLIEAAAQLVKDGFKVLPYCTEDLVIGRRLLDAGCEALMPWGAPIGTGKGVINPYGLRMLRERLPDVPLIVDAGLGVPSHAAQVMEWGFDGVLLNTAVSQATHPDAMARAFALGVEAGRQAFLAGPMAERESAHASTPVVGMPFWHQDGGGA from the coding sequence ATCACTTCCCCCCAAACCGCCGACGCGCTCACGCTCTACGGCGAAACCTTCGCGAGCCGCGTACTGCTCGGCACCTCGCGCTATCCGTCGCTGCAATCGCTGTCCGATTCGATCGACGCCGCGCGCCCCGGCATGGTGACCGTCGCGCTGCGCCGGCAGATGAACGAAGGTGGCGCCGAAGCCGGTTTCTTCGATCTGCTCAAGCGCCACGGCGTGCCGTTGCTGCCGAACACGGCCGGCTGCCTGAGCGTCGGCGAGGCAGTCACGACCGCGCACATGGCGCGCGAAATTTTCGAAACCGACTGGATCAAGCTCGAACTGATCGGCGACGACTACACGCTGCAGCCCGACCCGATCGGTCTGATCGAAGCGGCCGCGCAACTCGTCAAAGACGGCTTCAAGGTGCTGCCGTACTGCACCGAAGATCTGGTGATCGGCCGCCGTCTGCTGGATGCCGGCTGTGAAGCGCTGATGCCGTGGGGCGCGCCGATCGGCACTGGCAAGGGCGTGATCAATCCTTACGGCTTGCGGATGTTGCGCGAGCGGTTGCCGGACGTGCCGCTGATCGTCGACGCGGGGCTCGGCGTGCCGTCGCACGCGGCGCAAGTGATGGAATGGGGTTTCGACGGCGTGTTGCTGAACACGGCCGTGTCGCAAGCCACGCATCCCGATGCGATGGCGCGGGCCTTCGCGCTGGGTGTCGAAGCGGGTCGCCAGGCTTTTCTGGCGGGGCCCATGGCCGAGCGCGAAAGCGCGCACGCCAGCACGCCGGTGGTCGGCATGCCGTTCTGGCACCAGGACGGAGGCGGCGCATGA
- the thiE gene encoding thiamine phosphate synthase, which produces MTQTLALAGRDLFWPPADELTEAAERIRARLGDWPPTHAPWRICLTAPDEPNGGDLIVIADAQQHGEQVARWQVRGAGVIEAAQNRAVLHLGGETYRLEGHLSEDWIAALAAFLDCGFDPHDALVLALAWRDGDETRANDAFPSDLSHFPRLGGLPGAPEPAFPSCPPRLGLYPVLPSGEWVERVAGFGVKTIQLRHKSAEPADELKREIALSVAAGRRHDAQVFINDHWQAALDAGAYGVHLGQEDVHTADLAALAAGGIRLGLSTHGFYEILRALHFRPSYIAVGAVFATTTKAIPTAPQGLKRLARYVRLLDGVVPLVAIGGIDLQVLPDVLATGVGGAAVVRAVTEASDPGAAVSALQHAFTQ; this is translated from the coding sequence ATGACGCAGACTTTGGCCTTGGCGGGCCGCGACCTGTTCTGGCCGCCCGCCGACGAACTGACGGAAGCCGCCGAGCGGATTCGCGCCCGCCTCGGCGACTGGCCGCCGACCCACGCGCCGTGGCGCATCTGTCTGACCGCGCCGGACGAGCCGAACGGCGGCGACCTGATCGTGATCGCCGACGCGCAGCAGCACGGTGAGCAGGTGGCGCGCTGGCAGGTGCGGGGCGCCGGTGTGATCGAGGCCGCGCAGAACCGGGCGGTGCTTCATCTGGGCGGCGAAACTTACCGTCTGGAAGGCCATCTGTCGGAAGACTGGATCGCCGCGCTGGCCGCGTTTCTGGATTGCGGTTTCGATCCGCACGACGCGCTGGTGTTGGCGCTCGCCTGGCGTGACGGCGACGAAACCCGCGCCAACGACGCCTTTCCGTCCGATCTCAGCCATTTCCCGCGCCTCGGCGGTTTGCCGGGCGCGCCGGAGCCGGCCTTTCCGTCGTGCCCGCCGCGGCTCGGTCTGTATCCAGTGCTGCCGAGCGGGGAATGGGTCGAGCGGGTGGCCGGCTTCGGCGTGAAGACGATCCAGTTGCGCCACAAGTCGGCCGAACCCGCCGACGAGCTAAAGCGCGAGATCGCGCTGAGCGTGGCGGCCGGTCGTCGGCACGACGCCCAGGTGTTCATCAACGATCACTGGCAAGCCGCGCTCGACGCGGGCGCCTATGGCGTCCACCTCGGCCAGGAAGACGTGCACACCGCCGATCTGGCGGCGCTCGCCGCCGGCGGCATTCGCCTCGGCCTGTCCACACACGGTTTCTACGAGATTCTGAGGGCACTGCATTTCCGCCCCAGCTACATCGCGGTGGGCGCGGTGTTCGCGACCACCACCAAGGCCATTCCGACCGCGCCGCAGGGACTCAAACGTCTGGCGCGTTATGTGCGCCTGCTCGACGGCGTCGTGCCGCTGGTGGCGATCGGCGGTATCGACCTGCAGGTGCTGCCCGACGTGCTGGCCACCGGCGTGGGCGGCGCGGCCGTGGTGCGCGCGGTGACCGAAGCGTCTGATCCTGGCGCCGCCGTTTCTGCACTGCAACACGCGTTTACGCAATAA
- a CDS encoding ABC transporter ATP-binding protein: MSSSPETLLELRDVDFGYGDRLVLSNLNLRFKRGQVVAVMGGSGCGKTTVLRLIGGLVRAQRGQILFQDQDVGQQTRDGLYALRRKMGMLFQFGALFTDMSVFENVAFALREHTDLPEDLLRDLVLMKLNAVGLRGARDLLPSEISGGMARRVALARAIALDPELMMYDEPFAGLDPISLGITANLIRALNQALGATSILVTHDVPESFAIADYVYFLANGGVHAEGTPEELRASTDATVRQFIDGAPDGPFKFHYPSKTPLAADFGIGGGQS, from the coding sequence GTGTCTTCCTCCCCCGAGACCTTACTCGAGCTGCGCGACGTCGACTTCGGTTATGGCGACCGGCTCGTTCTGTCGAACCTGAACCTGCGCTTCAAGCGCGGCCAGGTGGTGGCCGTCATGGGCGGCTCGGGTTGCGGCAAGACCACGGTGCTGCGTCTGATCGGCGGTCTGGTGCGCGCGCAGCGCGGCCAGATCCTGTTCCAGGACCAGGACGTCGGCCAGCAAACGCGCGACGGCCTGTACGCGCTGCGCCGCAAGATGGGCATGCTGTTCCAGTTCGGCGCGTTGTTCACCGACATGTCCGTGTTCGAAAACGTGGCCTTCGCGCTGCGCGAGCACACCGATCTTCCCGAAGACCTGCTGCGCGACCTCGTGCTGATGAAGCTCAACGCAGTCGGCTTGCGCGGCGCGCGCGACCTGCTGCCGTCGGAGATTTCGGGCGGCATGGCGCGGCGGGTGGCGCTGGCGCGCGCCATTGCGCTCGACCCCGAATTGATGATGTACGACGAGCCGTTCGCCGGCCTCGATCCGATTTCGCTCGGCATTACCGCGAACCTGATTCGCGCGCTGAATCAGGCGCTGGGCGCGACCTCGATCCTCGTCACGCACGACGTGCCGGAGTCGTTCGCGATCGCCGATTACGTGTATTTCCTCGCCAACGGCGGCGTGCACGCCGAAGGCACGCCCGAGGAATTGCGTGCCTCGACCGATGCCACGGTGCGCCAGTTCATCGACGGTGCGCCGGACGGCCCGTTCAAATTCCATTACCCCAGCAAGACGCCGCTCGCGGCGGACTTCGGCATCGGCGGAGGTCAGTCATGA
- the mlaE gene encoding lipid asymmetry maintenance ABC transporter permease subunit MlaE, producing the protein MISAIGRSVIGGLGTAGYATRFFIRLVLEFFPLLRRPRLVTKQIHFLGNYSLVIIAVSGLFVGFVLGLQGYYTLNRYGSEQALGLLVALSLVRELGPVVTALLFAGRAGTSLTAEIGLMKAGEQLTAMEMMAVDPVKVVVAPRLWAGIIAMPVLAAIFSAVGILGGYVVGVLLIGVDSGAFWSQMQGGVDVWRDVGAGVIKSVVFGLAVTFVALYQGYEAKATPEGVSRATTKTVVYASLAVLGLDFLLTALMFS; encoded by the coding sequence ATGATCAGTGCGATCGGCCGCTCGGTGATCGGCGGGCTCGGCACGGCCGGCTACGCCACGCGTTTCTTTATCCGGCTGGTGCTCGAATTTTTCCCGTTGCTGCGCCGTCCGCGTCTTGTCACGAAGCAGATCCACTTCTTAGGTAATTATTCGCTGGTGATCATCGCGGTGTCGGGGTTGTTCGTCGGCTTCGTGCTTGGCTTGCAGGGTTATTACACGCTCAACCGCTACGGCTCCGAGCAGGCGCTTGGGCTGCTGGTCGCGCTGTCGCTGGTGCGCGAACTCGGGCCGGTGGTCACGGCGCTGCTGTTCGCAGGCCGCGCGGGGACGTCGCTGACGGCCGAAATCGGCCTGATGAAGGCGGGCGAGCAACTCACGGCCATGGAAATGATGGCCGTCGACCCGGTCAAGGTCGTGGTGGCGCCGCGCCTGTGGGCCGGCATCATCGCCATGCCGGTGCTCGCGGCAATCTTCAGCGCGGTCGGTATTCTGGGTGGTTATGTGGTGGGTGTGTTGCTGATCGGCGTCGATTCCGGCGCGTTCTGGTCGCAAATGCAAGGCGGCGTCGATGTCTGGCGCGACGTTGGCGCCGGAGTCATCAAGAGCGTGGTGTTCGGCCTCGCGGTGACCTTCGTCGCGCTGTATCAAGGCTACGAAGCCAAGGCGACGCCGGAAGGCGTATCGCGCGCCACGACCAAGACGGTCGTCTATGCGTCGCTGGCGGTGCTCGGCCTCGACTTTCTGCTGACCGCACTGATGTTCAGCTAA
- the mlaD gene encoding outer membrane lipid asymmetry maintenance protein MlaD yields the protein MKKTALDFWVGLFVVLGFVALLFLALKAGNMSSLSFQATYPVKLKFDNIGGLKARAPVKSAGVTVGRVASIGFDSNAYQAVVTIDIDKQYPFPKDTSAKILTSGLLGEQYIGLEPGGDSEMLKAGDTISMTQSAIVLENLIGQFLYSKAADSGASKPGASPAAPAPAPAAPAASLPASGAAGQ from the coding sequence ATGAAAAAGACTGCTCTCGACTTCTGGGTCGGCCTGTTCGTGGTGTTGGGGTTCGTGGCGTTGCTGTTTCTCGCGCTGAAGGCCGGCAACATGAGCTCGTTGTCGTTTCAGGCAACGTACCCGGTCAAGCTCAAGTTCGACAATATCGGCGGACTGAAAGCGCGCGCGCCTGTGAAGAGCGCGGGCGTGACGGTCGGCCGGGTCGCGTCGATCGGCTTCGACAGCAATGCGTACCAGGCTGTCGTCACGATCGATATCGACAAGCAATACCCGTTTCCGAAAGATACGTCGGCGAAGATCCTGACCTCGGGCCTGCTCGGCGAGCAGTACATCGGCCTTGAGCCCGGCGGCGACAGCGAAATGCTTAAAGCGGGCGACACGATCTCGATGACGCAATCGGCCATCGTGCTCGAAAACCTCATCGGACAGTTTCTGTATAGCAAGGCCGCGGATTCGGGTGCGTCCAAGCCGGGCGCGTCGCCGGCCGCACCGGCGCCCGCGCCGGCGGCTCCGGCAGCGAGCTTGCCTGCGTCCGGCGCCGCCGGCCAATAA
- a CDS encoding MlaA family lipoprotein, producing the protein MQTSHTEGARAFQIGKLAVAAMLLAGCTTVQTPTKGDPLEGFNRTIFTVNDKLDQYALKPVAKGYVFITPQPVRDSVTNFFSNIGDVYIAANNLLQLKITDGVEDIMRIVINTVFGVGGLFDVATLAKLPKHDNDLGLTLGHYGVPAGPYLVLPLFGPSTVRDAVGSIGNYYVNPLSYIHPDGLSWALYGINVVNTRANLLNASDVLEGAALDKYSFVRNAYLQRRQYLLSDGKQSSSLPNYGDEAPLPKYDDVDGSAAAAPAGAPGTQGAAAKAATPQAASAAGAATSTTTGTANNAAAPAAASGTSDTPPLDLNGGPETTQIPAGQLVPPSRFNFPSFKLR; encoded by the coding sequence ATGCAGACCTCACATACCGAGGGCGCGCGCGCCTTCCAGATCGGCAAGCTGGCGGTCGCGGCCATGCTGCTGGCCGGCTGTACCACGGTGCAGACGCCGACCAAGGGCGATCCGCTCGAAGGCTTCAACCGCACCATCTTCACCGTCAACGACAAGCTCGACCAGTACGCGTTGAAGCCGGTCGCCAAGGGCTACGTGTTCATCACGCCGCAGCCGGTGCGCGACAGCGTGACGAACTTCTTCTCGAATATCGGCGACGTCTACATCGCGGCGAACAACCTGCTGCAGTTGAAGATCACCGACGGTGTCGAAGACATCATGCGGATCGTGATCAACACGGTGTTCGGCGTGGGCGGCCTGTTCGACGTGGCGACGCTCGCGAAGCTGCCCAAGCACGACAACGACCTCGGCCTGACGCTCGGTCACTACGGCGTGCCGGCGGGGCCGTACCTGGTGCTGCCGCTGTTCGGACCGAGCACGGTGCGCGACGCGGTCGGCTCGATCGGCAATTACTATGTGAACCCGCTTAGCTACATTCATCCGGATGGGTTGAGCTGGGCGCTGTACGGCATCAACGTGGTCAACACGCGCGCGAATCTGCTGAACGCGAGCGACGTGCTGGAAGGCGCCGCGCTCGACAAGTATTCGTTCGTGCGTAACGCGTACCTGCAACGCCGCCAGTACCTGCTGTCGGACGGCAAGCAGTCGTCGTCGCTGCCGAACTACGGCGACGAAGCCCCGCTGCCCAAGTACGACGACGTCGACGGCAGCGCGGCTGCAGCCCCGGCGGGCGCACCGGGCACACAGGGTGCTGCTGCGAAAGCGGCGACGCCGCAAGCGGCTTCGGCGGCAGGCGCGGCCACGAGCACGACTACGGGCACGGCGAACAACGCGGCTGCACCTGCAGCCGCCTCTGGCACGTCCGACACGCCGCCGCTGGACTTGAACGGCGGCCCGGAAACGACGCAGATTCCGGCCGGCCAACTGGTCCCGCCGTCGCGTTTCAACTTCCCGTCATTCAAATTGCGCTGA
- a CDS encoding MlaC/ttg2D family ABC transporter substrate-binding protein, which translates to MKKFFLIPLFAALFSFASAGASAQTVDSSSPDGMIKTITQQVIDAVRSDKSIQQGDISHITRLVNEKILPYTDFHRTTQLAMGRNWRTATPEQQAQIVEQFKMLLIRTYSGALAQVRDQQIQYKPFRMSPDDTDTVVRSVVMNNGSPIELDYRLYKTPQGWRVYDINVLGAWLIQAYQQQFSEQIQQKGVDGLIQFLTQRNQQLAAGKQS; encoded by the coding sequence ATGAAAAAATTCTTCCTCATTCCGTTGTTCGCTGCGTTGTTCTCCTTCGCCAGCGCCGGTGCATCGGCACAAACGGTAGATAGCAGCTCGCCAGACGGCATGATCAAGACGATCACGCAGCAAGTGATCGACGCGGTGCGCTCCGACAAGTCGATCCAGCAAGGCGACATTTCGCACATCACCAGGCTGGTCAACGAAAAGATCCTGCCTTACACGGATTTCCATCGCACCACGCAACTGGCCATGGGCCGCAACTGGCGCACGGCTACGCCCGAGCAGCAGGCGCAGATCGTCGAGCAGTTCAAGATGCTGCTGATCCGCACGTACTCGGGTGCGCTCGCACAAGTGCGCGACCAGCAGATCCAGTACAAGCCGTTCCGCATGAGCCCGGACGACACCGACACGGTGGTGCGCTCGGTCGTGATGAACAACGGCTCGCCGATCGAACTCGACTACCGTCTGTACAAGACGCCGCAAGGCTGGCGCGTGTATGACATCAACGTGCTCGGCGCTTGGCTGATCCAGGCCTATCAGCAGCAGTTCAGCGAGCAGATCCAGCAGAAGGGCGTGGATGGGCTGATCCAGTTCCTCACGCAGCGCAACCAGCAACTCGCCGCGGGCAAGCAGTCGTGA
- a CDS encoding STAS domain-containing protein: MSEVLSPVANRFDCGATLTHASAKAALAAGLQRIAAGATGVDCAPLAQFDSSALAVLLAWERAAQARGTPFEIVNLPAGLASLAHAYGVDTLISSRH, translated from the coding sequence GTGAGCGAAGTGCTGAGCCCTGTCGCCAACCGCTTCGACTGCGGCGCGACCCTGACCCACGCGAGCGCGAAAGCCGCGCTCGCGGCGGGTTTGCAGCGTATCGCCGCCGGCGCGACCGGCGTGGATTGCGCGCCGCTCGCGCAGTTCGACTCGTCCGCGCTGGCTGTTTTGCTCGCATGGGAACGTGCGGCGCAAGCGCGCGGCACGCCGTTCGAGATCGTCAATCTGCCGGCTGGCCTCGCCAGCCTTGCGCACGCCTACGGCGTCGATACCCTGATATCGTCGCGACATTGA
- a CDS encoding ABC transporter ATP-binding protein — protein MSAIEIRNVKKRYKDLQALKGVSLTVEEGEFFGLLGPNGAGKTTLISILAGLARADEGSIAVRGHDVVSDFRDARRALGVVPQELVFDPFFTVRETLRIQSGYYGLRNNDAWIDEIMANLDLTEKADVNMRALSGGMKRRVLVAQALVHRPPVIVLDEPTAGVDVELRQTLWKFISRLNREGHTIVLTTHYLEEAESLCDRIAMLRRGEVVALERTSALLQRFAGMQLFLRFAQGVLPAELRPLEVESGAGNGNGRQHLLRLASYDDVERILAQCRAAGCTFEEIEVRKADLEDVFVQVMNGPEVIEGLA, from the coding sequence ATGTCAGCCATAGAAATTCGTAACGTCAAGAAGCGCTACAAGGACTTGCAAGCGCTCAAGGGCGTCAGCCTCACGGTGGAAGAAGGCGAGTTCTTCGGACTGCTCGGTCCGAACGGCGCGGGCAAGACGACGCTGATCAGCATACTCGCCGGTCTCGCGCGTGCCGATGAAGGCAGCATCGCGGTGCGCGGCCATGACGTCGTCAGCGATTTCCGCGACGCGCGCCGTGCGCTCGGCGTGGTGCCGCAGGAACTCGTGTTCGATCCGTTCTTCACGGTCCGCGAAACGCTGCGCATTCAGTCCGGCTACTACGGGCTGCGCAACAACGACGCGTGGATTGACGAGATCATGGCCAATCTCGATCTCACCGAGAAAGCCGACGTCAACATGCGCGCGTTGTCGGGCGGCATGAAGCGCCGTGTGCTGGTCGCGCAGGCGCTGGTGCACCGGCCGCCGGTGATCGTGCTCGACGAGCCGACCGCGGGTGTCGACGTCGAATTACGTCAGACGCTGTGGAAATTCATCTCGCGCCTGAATCGCGAAGGCCACACTATCGTGCTGACCACGCACTATCTGGAAGAGGCCGAATCGCTGTGCGACCGCATCGCGATGCTGCGGCGCGGCGAGGTGGTCGCGCTCGAGCGCACCAGCGCGCTGCTGCAGCGCTTCGCCGGTATGCAACTGTTCCTGCGTTTCGCGCAAGGCGTGCTGCCGGCTGAACTGCGCCCGCTCGAGGTGGAAAGCGGCGCGGGCAACGGCAATGGCCGTCAGCATCTGCTGCGCCTCGCGAGCTATGACGACGTCGAGCGGATTCTCGCGCAGTGCCGCGCGGCCGGCTGCACGTTCGAAGAAATCGAGGTCCGCAAGGCCGACCTGGAAGATGTGTTCGTTCAGGTAATGAACGGTCCGGAAGTGATCGAGGGGCTGGCATGA
- a CDS encoding ABC transporter permease: MSGFRTLFYKELLRFWKVSFQTVLAPVITALLYLTIFGHALRGHVEVYPGVEYTSFLIPGLVMMSVLQNAFANSSSSLIQSKITGNLVFVLLPPLSHYEMFGAYVLAAVARGLAVGFGVFIVTIWFVPVSFSAPLYIIGFAIFGAAILGTLGLIAGIWAEKFDQLAAFQNFLIMPLTFLSGVFYSTHTLPPLWREVSRLNPFFYMIDGFRYGFFGMSDINPLESLAIVAGFFVVLAVIAMRMLASGYKLRH, encoded by the coding sequence ATGAGCGGTTTCCGCACGCTGTTTTACAAAGAGCTTCTGCGGTTCTGGAAGGTGTCGTTTCAGACCGTGCTCGCGCCGGTCATTACCGCGCTGCTGTATCTGACCATCTTCGGCCATGCGTTGCGCGGTCACGTCGAGGTCTATCCGGGCGTCGAATACACGAGTTTTCTGATTCCGGGTCTCGTGATGATGAGCGTGTTGCAAAATGCGTTCGCGAACAGTTCGTCGTCGCTGATCCAGTCGAAGATCACCGGCAACCTGGTGTTCGTGCTGCTGCCGCCGCTGTCGCACTACGAGATGTTCGGCGCCTATGTGCTGGCGGCCGTGGCGCGCGGGCTCGCGGTCGGCTTCGGCGTGTTCATCGTGACGATCTGGTTCGTGCCGGTCAGCTTCAGCGCACCGCTTTACATCATCGGCTTCGCGATTTTCGGCGCGGCGATTCTCGGCACGCTTGGTCTGATCGCCGGCATCTGGGCCGAGAAATTCGACCAGTTGGCGGCGTTCCAGAACTTCCTGATCATGCCGCTCACGTTCCTGTCGGGCGTGTTTTATTCGACGCATACGCTGCCGCCGCTGTGGCGCGAAGTGTCGCGGCTGAATCCCTTTTTCTACATGATCGACGGCTTTCGCTACGGTTTCTTCGGGATGTCGGATATCAATCCGCTCGAAAGCCTCGCGATCGTTGCCGGTTTCTTTGTGGTGCTGGCCGTGATTGCGATGCGCATGCTCGCTTCCGGCTACAAACTGCGCCACTGA
- a CDS encoding BolA family protein yields MLPTPEQVKQYIAAGLTCQHLEVEGDGQHFFATIVSPSFEGKRLIQRHQLVYAALGDRMREEIHALSMKTLTPAEWQTA; encoded by the coding sequence ATGTTGCCGACTCCCGAACAGGTCAAGCAATACATCGCGGCTGGGCTCACTTGCCAGCATCTCGAAGTCGAAGGCGACGGCCAGCATTTCTTTGCGACCATCGTTTCGCCGAGCTTCGAAGGCAAGCGTCTGATCCAGCGCCATCAACTCGTGTATGCGGCGCTCGGCGACCGCATGCGCGAAGAAATCCACGCGCTCAGCATGAAGACGCTGACGCCCGCCGAATGGCAGACCGCGTAA